From the genome of Scytonema hofmannii PCC 7110, one region includes:
- a CDS encoding HEAT repeat domain-containing protein, translating to MRSTIPLRFCWSKTSSSPSIKIKHFPWLIVGMIEPQFAGEIIDYLMHKDGEEEKYTNIFLAADCLGEVRNRSAIASTANQLLNEVKRLTQYDLWYYYESADDEAELVYQIRTKAVAAVATTWSDRNTLLWLKTCATTADWRVRAAAVQAIAQGFKDDPETLPWFKASAINNDDSDVRATAIQAIAHSYKDDPQTLPWLKDCARANDLEVQAAALRELARGFKHDSETLIILKIAVNADDWRVRTVALQELARGFKDDLNTLTILKANVSADNWKVRATALRELAREFKHDPDTLTILKTAATDDKELDVRAEAVQELARSFKDDPDTLSILKNVAINDTWRIRAVALRELAHTFKDDPQTLSWLKTRATTDRDLDVRAIAFQKLAHTYKDDPQTLSWLKACATSNGSLDMRAEAVQELARVYKDDPDTLIILKTNATADDWKIRVVALRELARGFKDDPDTLTILKASAKNDDSDVRAVALQELARGFKNDPDTLTILKDCAKTNDSNVQKVALRELARGFKNDPDILNILKDCAGSDDSNVQKAALRELARGFKMEVR from the coding sequence ATGCGTTCTACAATACCTCTACGGTTTTGTTGGTCAAAGACTTCATCTAGCCCATCCATTAAAATTAAGCATTTTCCTTGGCTGATTGTAGGAATGATTGAGCCACAGTTTGCTGGCGAGATTATTGATTACCTGATGCATAAAGATGGTGAAGAAGAAAAATATACTAACATTTTTTTAGCAGCGGATTGTCTTGGGGAAGTCAGAAACCGTTCGGCTATTGCATCTACGGCTAATCAATTATTGAATGAGGTAAAACGTTTAACTCAATATGACCTCTGGTACTATTACGAGTCAGCAGACGATGAAGCTGAGCTAGTTTATCAAATTCGTACCAAAGCAGTTGCAGCTGTTGCTACCACTTGGAGCGATCGCAATACTTTACTTTGGCTCAAAACTTGCGCCACAACTGCTGACTGGCGGGTACGCGCCGCCGCAGTACAAGCGATCGCACAGGGTTTCAAGGACGATCCAGAGACCTTACCTTGGTTCAAAGCAAGTGCTATTAATAATGATGATTCGGATGTCCGAGCAACAGCAATTCAAGCGATCGCACATAGTTATAAAGACGATCCCCAAACCTTACCCTGGCTTAAAGATTGCGCTAGGGCTAATGATTTGGAAGTGCAAGCTGCAGCATTGCGAGAATTAGCACGAGGGTTCAAACACGATTCCGAAACATTAATTATCCTGAAAATTGCTGTTAATGCTGATGATTGGAGGGTACGAACAGTAGCATTACAAGAATTAGCACGTGGATTCAAAGATGACCTCAATACATTAACTATCCTCAAAGCTAATGTCAGTGCTGATAATTGGAAGGTACGAGCAACAGCATTGCGAGAATTAGCACGTGAATTCAAACACGATCCCGATACTTTAACTATCCTCAAAACTGCTGCTACTGATGATAAAGAGTTGGATGTGCGAGCAGAGGCGGTGCAAGAATTAGCACGGAGCTTCAAAGATGACCCCGATACTTTAAGCATTCTCAAGAATGTCGCTATTAATGATACTTGGAGAATACGAGCAGTCGCATTACGAGAATTAGCCCATACGTTTAAAGACGATCCCCAAACTTTATCCTGGCTGAAAACTCGCGCCACCACCGATCGCGATCTCGACGTGCGAGCGATCGCATTCCAAAAACTAGCGCATACCTACAAAGACGATCCCCAAACTTTATCCTGGCTTAAAGCTTGTGCTACTAGTAATGGTAGTTTGGATATGCGAGCAGAGGCGGTGCAAGAATTAGCACGGGTGTATAAAGATGACCCCGATACTTTAATTATCCTCAAAACTAATGCTACTGCTGATGATTGGAAGATACGAGTAGTCGCATTGCGAGAATTAGCACGGGGATTCAAAGATGACCCCGATACTTTAACCATCCTCAAAGCGAGTGCTAAAAATGATGACTCAGATGTGCGAGCAGTCGCATTGCAAGAATTAGCACGAGGGTTTAAAAATGACCCCGATACCTTAACTATCCTCAAAGATTGCGCTAAAACTAATGATTCAAACGTTCAAAAAGTCGCATTACGAGAATTAGCACGGGGATTTAAAAATGACCCCGATATCTTGAATATCCTGAAAGATTGCGCTGGTTCTGATGATTCAAATGTTCAAAAAGCCGCATTGCGAGAACTAGCAAGGGGGTTTAAAATGGAAGTCCGGTAA